The following nucleotide sequence is from Halomonas chromatireducens.
CTTCGACTTTCTCCTGCAGGAGTCGAGGGAGCAAGGGGGACGGATGCTGGCGCTCAGCCTGCATCCCTGGCTGGTGGGTCAACCCCACCGTATCGCCTGCCTGGAGGAGGTGCTGGCCCATATCGCCGGCCATGACGAAGTCTGGCAGGCACCGGCCGGCGAGATACTCGACGCCTTCCAGGGCGCTGGCCAAGAGGAGGCGCGCTGATGGGCATCGTGGCCTTCCATGACGCTGATACCTTCGAGGTGTCCCTGCCGCTGCTGATCGTCGGCGCGGGAGCCTGCGGCCTGGTGGCGGCACTGGCGGCCCGGGAGTGTGGCATCGAGCTGGCGGTGCTCGAGCGCGATGCATTGCCGCGGGGCAGCACCTTCATGTCTTCCGGCTTCATACCCGCCGCCGGCACCCGCTTTCAGGCCGACAAGGGGGTAGACGACAGCCCCGAGCTGATGGCGAAAGATATCCAGGCGAAGAACGGTGATGAGGCTGACCCGGCCATCGTCCAGACGCTGGCCGGATACTCCGGTCGAGTGGTGGAGTGGCTGGCCGATACCCATGGCGTGCCGTTCGACCTGGTCGACGGCTTTCTTTATCCCGGACATAGCCGCATGCGGATGCATGCCACGCCGCGGCGAACCGGTGAGGAACTGATGGGGAGCTTGCTGACCGCTGCCGAGACGGCGGGTATCGATATCCTGACCCAGGCCCGGGTGGTCGATCTGCATGTCGACGAGGCTCGACGGGTGCGCGGTGTCACCCTCGAGCGCCCCGATGGGAGTCAGGAGCGCATTGGCTGCGAGGCTATGATCCTGGCCTGCAACGGCTACGGCGGCAACCCGGAACTGGTGGCGCGCTACCTGCCCACCTTGAAAAATGCTCTCTACTACGGCCACGAAGGGAACCAGGGTGATGCCCTTCTCTGGGGCGAGGCCATGGGAGCCAGCCTGAAGGATCTGGGAGCCTGCCAGGGGCATGGCTCCCTGGCCACGCCACATCAGACATTGATCAGTTGGGCGTTGATGATGCGCGGAGGCATCCAGGTCAACCTTGAAGGACGGCGCTTCTCCAGCGAGCACGGTGGCTATTCGGAGCAGGCGGCCAAGGTGCTGGCTCAGCCGGGCCGTGTGGCCTGGAACCTGTTCGATGCGCGTATCCATCATGCAGCGCTCGAG
It contains:
- a CDS encoding FAD-dependent oxidoreductase, whose amino-acid sequence is MGIVAFHDADTFEVSLPLLIVGAGACGLVAALAARECGIELAVLERDALPRGSTFMSSGFIPAAGTRFQADKGVDDSPELMAKDIQAKNGDEADPAIVQTLAGYSGRVVEWLADTHGVPFDLVDGFLYPGHSRMRMHATPRRTGEELMGSLLTAAETAGIDILTQARVVDLHVDEARRVRGVTLERPDGSQERIGCEAMILACNGYGGNPELVARYLPTLKNALYYGHEGNQGDALLWGEAMGASLKDLGACQGHGSLATPHQTLISWALMMRGGIQVNLEGRRFSSEHGGYSEQAAKVLAQPGRVAWNLFDARIHHAALEFEDYRNAHIAGAVRTFATLESMAKGLDLPLDALEQTFDEMRTLAGNGEADAFGRSFSPETLLVPPYYAIRVTGALFHTQGGLEVDTQARVVGQEGSIFPNLFAAGGAARGVSGSNDSGYLSGNGLLSAVVMGAIAGREASRQLRRGGTA